gagatcaggaccacagggaaaaccaagagtccaacgtGCTTAGCGGAATGTACCACCCAGAGCCCCCATCACCAccaaaaaaagtcttaaaaataaataaagttaattcCACACGTAAGATGTACATCAACGTTacctcaaacaaaacaaaacaaaacatcagatCTAAGGAGGGGATGGGTTAAAAACggaatagaagaaaatacaaCAAATCTGTTGGCTCACTGATTTGGTTGTTCTGAGCACACCAACCTCTGCGCAGGTGGACGTGTTCCGTCCTGTCCCGCCATGCCCCGACTGCCAGCACCCAGGACCGCGCGCCCCAGCTGCATCAAACCCAGCGAGGCACCGTCCCTTGTGCTCCGCCCTGCCCTCCGGGACGGAGGCCCCGCCCACCCCGCATTCTGCTCCGCCCCTCCCGGGttgcgccccgccccgccgcgagGAAGCTCGTCCGGGTCCCTAGGGACCCCACGTAGCGCGCCCCCCCCACCTGCATCCCGCTCCGCCCTCCGCTCCGCCCCGCCCAGCGCCCAGTGCTCCTCCCGGATTGCCCCACTCTGAGCCCAGCTCCGCCGCGACCCGGCTCGCCTGAACTGCGCGGTTCGCTTTGGGGACGGTGGGCGCGGACCCGGGCGGGCAGATGCAGGGCGCAGAGGCCGACCCCGCCATCGCCCCAGTAACGCGGCAGGTCAGAGGTCACGCCGCCCCTGCCACAGTCCCGAGTGGCCCCGAGCGCGGGCAGCCCCTGGCCGCAGCGGTAGCCGAGCTGCCCGTGCTGGACGCCTCCGGGAGGCAGGTGCCTTTCGGCGCGCTGTTTCGGGAGCGTCGGGCTGTCGTAGTCTTCGTGAGGGTGAGCGCAGACAACGGGGCGGCCCGGAGTAGGGACTTGGCCAGCAGGCTGGGATGGAGGTTGCTTCTACAGCTTCGGCTGGGGGGCATCGGGTCTTTCGAGAGGTTCAAGGCCCGAGAGGGCGGTCCCGCTGGGCTCTGGCCCTTCCCGTTGCCGTCCACTAGAGACTTCCGGAATGCGAACCGCTCCACTCGCTCCCTTTATTAGAATGGAAAAACCAGCCCGCCAAGCCAAGTCCCTTTTCCCAGCAAACGACGAGGCCTAGGGGAGTGGGTGCGGCCCAATATTAACGCCTCTCTGGCGCCCTCTGCGCCTTTTTCTACCCGCTGTGGGTAGCGCTAATTAGCGCCACGCGTAACGAAGTACTTGGTCTTTTCTGAATCCTGAGGTATTAGTTGCTAACTTGTCCTTTTTGCCGTTTTGGGATTTCAGCATTTCCTGTGTTACATTTGCAAGGAATACGTAGAAGATCTGGCCAAAATCCCCAAGAGTTTTTTACAAGTAAGTTTTCTGAGACTGAGCAGCCCCGTATCCTGCTTCAGGGCGACCTTGTCAAAGTCACCTGTCATTTCTAAGAAGCGGGGTGGGTGAGGTGCAGAGGACAACACCTCTGCAGAACAGACCCCCTTGCAAGCCCAGACATCTCTTCAACActttcaaaaagagagagagatgttagAGATCTATTTCTGTCCTGCTTTATTCGCTACAGTGCTTATAAATAAACTAACTGTAATAATTTCGTTGTAGTAACCTGTTGGCAAATGTTGATAATAACCAGAAGCACAAACGCtagcaattattttatttcccttattttttaagtaagaacACTCCAAATAGTTcattataagaaaatacaaatatagcTTAAGgttgaaatttgtatttattagGATGTGCCTCCCACGTTCCTATGACAACCACATACATATGTTCTTTGTCAGGCACATATACATTTGTCCCCAGGTGAGCTTTTCAGTGAAGGAATTGGACAACCTTTGTAAAACTAAGATCTGTTTTCATCAGGTGTTATGAATAGGGAcgtgaaaaaataaaactgtctgaTTAGCCCtacttcaataatttttattcttgtttaGTGTATGCCTTTGGAGGGAGCATGGATTTTTTTGAGAATTACTGAGTATGTTATTTTGAAGTTCTTAGCAAAAGATTGATTGAATTAACTGAACATTTTAGCATACATTGCTTTGCTTTGACTCACACAATTTTGCTGTTTATTCCATTCTTCTATAAGCCTGTAGGTGGCattagaatggagaaaaagagTTGGGAggttttataaaacatatataatttctGGTAATATGTACttgtccctttcctctcctgaaGGAAGCAGATGTCACTCTAATAGTGATTGGACAGTCATCCTATCATCATATCGAGGTAAATATATCAGAAATTGAGAAACTAACAAATCTGTTTcagacataaaaattatttcatttgaacCACTAAGTGTAGTTTAAATTTGCTAAAATAAAGGTAGTTATCAttacttttctctcatttttactTAAACAAATtccaaatacctttttttttttagcctttctgCAAACTGACTGGGTATTCTCATGAAATCTATGTTGACCCTGAGagagaaatttataaaaaattggGAATGAAAAGAGGTGAAGAAATTGCCTCCTCAGGTAAGACAGGACACGTCTCATCAGAAAACGCTGATGGTGCATTTgcacatttatgtatgtatgcataggGAAACAAATGGTAAATTCATAAATCAGGCTGCTTTTTATAATTCTGGTAAGTGGGCCAGGATACACCAAGCTCTCAAAGATTTATTTCCTGGGTGTAATGACATAGAAGTCTATTTGTGAAGTACTAAATGCATGAAAAAAGCAAGTTGCTGAACAGTGTTTTAGGTATGATTCTATTTTTgtggaaataaaaatcattttcataaagATTGAGAGTACATGTGTGTGTAATGAACAAGGTTTTAGAAGATATTGCCATGCTTACCCCAAGGTATGGAAGTTAGGAAAGTGGCCTTTGTATTTTCAACAAGTTGTGGCTAATTCAGGCAGAGTCTGGGGTGACATGCCAAGGAATTTGGATTTGTTCTGGAGGACTGGGGATGTCATACAAGCATTTGAAGTGGCGAAATGATAATCCTGTGTCCAGTGTGGATGAGTAATTGGAATTCACCAAACCAGAGCTAGTGATACGGTTGTAGTAGGTTGTAGTAATAGGCTAGAAAGAAATGTcagcagagatggagaggaggggatgGATCAGGAGCTATTTATGACATAGAGTTGATATGATCCCtttactgagttttttttttttttaagattttatttatttatttgacagacagagatctcaagtaggcagagaggcaggcagagagagagaggaggaagcaggctccctgctgagcagagagcccgatgcagggctcagatcccaggactctgggatcatgacctgagccgaaggcagaagctttaacccactgagccacccaggcacccccctttacTGAGGTTTTTAAGGAAAGCAGCCTAAACTTTATTAAAACTAATGAGCTAGCATAAACACACTGAGtgtgctcttttctttttcttcctggtatAGGAACTTGCAATGTATACTTTGTGAACCTTACTTAATGGTAGACAGTTTCTGTGTTGTAACAGTCCCAGCATGTGCAAGTTGTTTATCATTTAGCACTTTAGATCTAAACTGCGAGTTTCACCTTAGTAACACTTCACAGTTCATCGGTGCAATAAAATCATCGGtgcaataaaaatacagaattacaAAGAAAACAGTTGAATTCTAAACaatatatatgcttataattattAGAGATGGTATaatcaaatctttaaaactcCTGTGACCTGTGTTCAAGGGCTGTATTTCCAACCAGAAAATATTATTCTCTcataaaatcatcttttaaaagtttctctctggggcacctgggtggctcagtgggttaaatcctctgtctttggctcaggtcatgatctcagggtcctgggatggagccccgcatcaggctctctgctcagcggggagcctgcttctctctctccctctgcctgcctctctgcctacttgtgatctctgtcagataaataaataaataaataaataaataaaaatcttaaaaaataataaaataaaagttcctCTCTGAAAGAGcagaaattttagaatcagtctCAGAATAGTCCCACTTGAAAATTAAGActctaaaaaatataataataattttaaattagtagacattttataaaaacaaagaataagaaaataaagcccGTAAATGCCAGGGAGTAATGTGTTTGTAGAAGACTGAAAAACAGGAGTTATAGACATAAGAACTAAATTCAAATGGGCAAAATTAGATTGTGTTTGAAGCAAAGATGGTTAAATTCTAGGTCATGGAATCTCCAattgaatttctaaaattttagaaatattaaatgaCCTCTTCTTTGGATATGAAGAGATAGTTTGGgtttctgaatatttattttagacacaGAATCttagaaaacagtaaaatttagTTTTTTACTCATGTCTCTAAGGTAACAGGCCTGTATTTGTTTCTTGGTCAGATAAATGTCCATCATGAtagaaacatgagaaaaatagaagagaggaagggaaatgatAGATATCTGGAAATACTACGGATTCAGGCAGGTTAAAGGCCCCATaaccatcaaaacaaaaagctgaaaGCAAGATATAAAAGGCAGGGATAGGAGAAAGATAAGTTataagaagggaaaagagagtgGGTCCCTTTGCTCAGAGGGAGCAAAAGTGAAGTATTAGTCACTGTGGGAAAGAAGGTGGAAAAACTGACAGTGAAGGAAGATGGACAGGCAGCTGGAGTAGCCGTTGTCACAGACAACTCCCAAAGTCTCAGTGGCACAGCACGGTAGAGGttagttctttttctgttcaAGATGGGTGTATCTATTCAGATGTCTTTCCTCTGAGTAGCAGTCCAGGCAGGGACACAGGGGGAAGGACCTAGGCCCCTTTCATCTTGTTGCTCTGTCATTTTCAGCCCAGGGTTTCCAAGAATGTGGAAGGAACATGGAGGTCAtaaggaggaggcctggaagTGGCCCATATCGTTTTACTCATGTGTTAGAACATAGTCACATGGCCATAACAAATTGCCGGGAAGACTGGAAATATAGGTTAGCTGTGGGCCCAGAAAGAGGAAATGGGTTTTGATGAGCATATATTAGTCTGTGCTGCAGTGGCTCTTGAAGTAGTTGAAACTAATAGTTACTTATTAGTAGGTGAGAGATTAAACAGGATAAATGATGTATTAAAAGGGAAAGCATTAAGGGCACCTGGCTaactcagtcagtacagcatgtgacttttgatcttggggttgtgagttcgagccccatgttggttatggagaggacttaaaaatctttaaaaaaaaaaaaaaaaaaggtggggcacatgggtggctcagtcatttgggcctctgccttcagctagggtcatgatcccacattgGGGTTCTTGCTCCACATTGGACTGCTtgtccctcagcctctgcctctctctctttctctcatgaaaaaataaataagatcttaaaaaaaaaaaaaaaaggtggggggaaagCACTATCAGTTTGAGAAGTCTGTAGTGGACATTTTTCTGTGGCAGATGATTGGGGTATATCACCACTTTATGTGTTTCTCCAGTAGGGTACATTTGGTGTTATCTGGAGACGTTTTTGGTTTGTGACAACTTGGTGAAGCTACTGTGGCATCTGGTGGGTATGCAGGACAGTGATGCTGCTCACCACCCTGCAGTGAAGACTTATATGGTCCAAAATGTCAGTTGTGAAAGGCTGAGAAACCTCTTtttgaagggagaaaagaagacaaGTTAACCCAAGATAACATaagaaagaaactattttaaGGGGAATGGGCCAAAATGGGTTAAGGgtagtgggaggtacaggcttccagttatggaatgattAGGTCATAGAGATGACAGGTACAGTATAGGGAATGTGGTCCGTGTTATTGTAagagcattgtatggtgacaggtggcaGCTATGCTTGTAGTGAGCCTAGCCCAAGTACAGAGCTGGGGCATTACCACATGATACACCCAAAACCAGTGTATGTTCTgtgtctacttaaaaaaaaaaaaaaaagaatgttttatagaatgttttatacattatcttctgatatctaattgaatataaaatgataatatcTGAAGACATATCTCACTATTTCAGGAAACAGCCCCCACATAAAATCGAATATACTCTCAGGAAGCATTCGGAGTCTGTGGAGGGCAGTGACTGGCCCTCTTTTTGATTTTCAAGGAGACCCTGCTCAGCAAGGTGGAACCCTCATTTTAGGTCCAGGTAAACATCAAAGTCCGGGTCCAGTGACACACTTTTTGTGTCTTTTAGAAGTTAGGAGGCCACACAGTTTCTTCATGAAACAGATTCCATGTGAAAATGGCAATTTGGCATTGTAACAGTCACGATTCTGTGCTTGTAGGGGTTACCTTTGTTTGCTAAGGCTTCTGTGTATTTTGGTGCCTGTTTACTGGATATAATGTGCCCATTACTCTGCCTGAGTGATTTCAGGTATTTGGGATTGGGAAAGTCAGTGGTGGTTGGGTGAAGTGTATGTGtcaataaaactctttaaaaagttcatggaagaggggcgcctgggtggctcagtgggttaaagcctctgcctttcgctcaggtcatgatcccagggtcctgggatcgagccccgcatcgggctctttgcttggcagggagcctgcttcctcctctctctctctctgtctgcctctctccctacttgtgatctctatctgtcaaataaataaataaaatcttaaaaaaaaaaaaagttcatggaagAGGAGCGCCTGTGTGGGTCAGCTGCTTGTACGCCAGATACTTGATTTCAGtgcgggtcatgatctcagggtcctgggactgagccctgtgtgggctacactcagcagggagtttgcttgagatctttctttctttcccttcccccccgccccccgccccaaccactcacatgctctctctctaaaataaatctttttttaaaaaagttcacagaagagtgcctggatggctcagtgagttaagcctctgccttcagctcgggtcatgatctcagggtcctgggatcgagtcccgagtcgggctctctgctctgcagggagcctgtttcctcctctctctctctctctgtctctctctctgcttgcctctctgcctatttgtgatctccctctctctgtcaaataaataaataaaatcttaaaaaaaaaaaaaagttcacagaaGTGAACATTTCTACATAGAACAAACCATCaccccttttatttcctttttttccccctcaacagAAGAATCAGTCCAGTTACTTATATCTAACAAGGCTAGAAGACTTACTCAGTGTCAGAAAGCAAGTCAGCTGCAGGGACAACTCATTCAGTAACAATTACTATAAGCAACGtaattttaatagctttattgatcAGTTTGGACCACCTGAAATTTCTTTGGCTCCACACTGCTAAATGGTTGAGTGTTGGATCTCTACCATGGTCAAGTGTTGCAGTCAGGGACAGGCACTCACATATAACAGTGTAAATCTCTAAGTTGTAAATTGATTTTCTTGGTTCGTCTGCCTCTTTAAAATTGTCCACATAAGCGAGCATAGCTTCTAAGAgttataaaattaacatttacttTAATGAACTCCACATGTCTAAAAGTCTTTAGAAGGAGGCTTTGATCAAGCATTGTGGCTTTTTGGCTTTCTGCAGCTGGAGCACTCTAGCTAGCTAAAACCTGTAATttaatctctctttccctctcttgtgAATTTACATCagttaaactagaaaaaaaaaagacaagccctGTTTTATGAGAATGAGTCCTCTAGATTAGCCCTGAATGACCTTGAGCCATATTTTTGGATGGCTTGTTTCCATCTTCAGACTGGTTTTGAGTCCCTAATCTCCATGTCTCAGCATCATTTGACTACATGTTCAGGTGTGTAAGAGTGACAAGCACATAGAGAGCATCATTTATGTGCCAAGTTGAGAACATACTCAATAAGGAGAATATTTTATACTACCTGCTGGAGAAAATGTAGCTTCTCTAAGGAGAGAGCTGGGTGTACTTATTTACAGAAACCTTTCATGGTTAAACCTGTGTTTCATTTCACCTTATTTGATAATAAGCCAATTTATGATATTAAATCTACAGTGATTACTGTAGACAGCATGTAAGTACAATGCAGAAAAcatgcctcttttttttaaattaagattttatttatttatttgacagagaaagagagcacaagcagggtgagcagcaggcagagggagaagcaggctccctgcagagcagggagccagatgtggtactcaatc
Above is a window of Meles meles chromosome 11, mMelMel3.1 paternal haplotype, whole genome shotgun sequence DNA encoding:
- the PRXL2C gene encoding peroxiredoxin-like 2C isoform X3 encodes the protein MQGAEADPAIAPVTRQVRGHAAPATVPSGPERGQPLAAAVAELPVLDASGRQVPFGALFRERRAVVVFVRHFLCYICKEYVEDLAKIPKSFLQEADVTLIVIGQSSYHHIEPFCKLTGYSHEIYVDPEREIYKKLGMKRGEEIASSGNNIHFIHRDKNRLDHKPINSVLQLVGVPHVDFTSRSSVIHV
- the PRXL2C gene encoding peroxiredoxin-like 2C isoform X1, with the translated sequence MQGAEADPAIAPVTRQVRGHAAPATVPSGPERGQPLAAAVAELPVLDASGRQVPFGALFRERRAVVVFVRHFLCYICKEYVEDLAKIPKSFLQEADVTLIVIGQSSYHHIEPFCKLTGYSHEIYVDPEREIYKKLGMKRGEEIASSGNSPHIKSNILSGSIRSLWRAVTGPLFDFQGDPAQQGGTLILGPGNNIHFIHRDKNRLDHKPINSVLQLVGVPHVDFTSRSSVIHV
- the PRXL2C gene encoding peroxiredoxin-like 2C isoform X2, whose amino-acid sequence is MQGAEADPAIAPVTRQVRGHAAPATVPSGPERGQPLAAAVAELPVLDASGRQVPFGALFRERRAVVVFVRHFLCYICKEYVEDLAKIPKSFLQPFCKLTGYSHEIYVDPEREIYKKLGMKRGEEIASSGNSPHIKSNILSGSIRSLWRAVTGPLFDFQGDPAQQGGTLILGPGNNIHFIHRDKNRLDHKPINSVLQLVGVPHVDFTSRSSVIHV